From one Deltaproteobacteria bacterium genomic stretch:
- a CDS encoding AAA family ATPase: MAKLHKRPKIQPTVFHGMVTVSENMIAFVKLLERAAKCEANILIRGESGTGKELVARAIHDLSPRSKGPFQALNCATLTAELMLSELFGHVKGAFTGAHADKKGVFEIAHHGTLFLDEIAELPRDLQPRLLRVLQERQFSPVGSFKLINANTRLVSATHRSLRKMVDDGEFRADLMYRVRVVPLFLPRLAARGRDIEVLTWLFIDEFNRHRQRIITAIDDDAMAALLKYSWPGNIRELRNNIEYASVMGEGEILRLSELTPEVQGAPSPQHEAQTGLSVKQQEINLILEALRATGFHKGEAAKKLGYSRAKLWRKIREYAIQ, from the coding sequence ATGGCAAAATTACACAAGCGTCCAAAGATCCAGCCTACCGTATTCCATGGCATGGTCACTGTATCTGAGAACATGATCGCATTTGTAAAGCTCTTAGAGCGCGCGGCCAAATGCGAGGCTAACATTCTCATTCGCGGTGAATCGGGTACGGGTAAGGAGCTCGTGGCACGCGCTATCCATGATCTGAGTCCGCGGTCGAAAGGACCTTTCCAGGCTCTCAATTGTGCCACGCTGACGGCAGAGCTGATGCTCTCAGAGCTTTTTGGTCATGTTAAGGGGGCGTTCACTGGCGCTCATGCAGATAAAAAAGGTGTCTTTGAAATTGCTCATCATGGCACGCTATTCTTAGATGAGATTGCCGAACTGCCCCGTGACCTGCAGCCACGTCTGTTGCGCGTATTGCAAGAGCGTCAGTTTTCACCAGTTGGATCTTTTAAATTGATCAATGCCAACACGAGATTAGTCTCCGCCACTCATAGGTCTCTGCGCAAGATGGTGGACGACGGAGAGTTTCGTGCTGATTTAATGTACCGGGTCCGTGTAGTGCCACTGTTTCTCCCGAGATTGGCGGCACGAGGTCGGGATATAGAGGTGCTGACTTGGTTATTCATAGATGAGTTTAATCGTCACCGGCAACGCATCATCACCGCCATTGATGACGATGCGATGGCTGCGCTGCTGAAATATTCATGGCCAGGTAATATTCGGGAATTACGTAATAATATCGAGTATGCGTCGGTAATGGGTGAGGGTGAAATCCTGCGGTTAAGCGAGTTGACGCCTGAGGTGCAGGGAGCCCCAAGTCCTCAGCATGAGGCTCAAACCGGCCTCAGCGTTAAACAGCAGGAAATTAATCTGATCTTGGAAGCGTTGAGAGCGACAGGCTTTCACAAAGGTGAGGCGGCTAAAAAACTAGGCTATAGCCGCGCAAAACTTTGGCGCAAGATTCGAGAATACGCGATCCAGTGA
- a CDS encoding NAD(P)/FAD-dependent oxidoreductase encodes MMQQKFKVLILGGGTGGIAVAARLMRDGLGGHIAIIDPSEFHDYQPYWTLAGVGLVSKNSSRRSMTSVVPPGVTWIKASVKSIDPDNREVVSADGQRFSYDILVVALGLTLNYDHMAGAQESLGKQGVISVYQFDQLDAAREAIENFSGGTAIFTMPPVPIKCAGAPQKVMYLADDIWRRRGVRAKSRIIFASAGAAIFGIPEFAASLSKVIARKEIETWFQTKLVGVRASDQVAVFERVTNGEVIKEEVKFDLLHVVPPMSAPRVIKDSPLASDEDAQRGWLAVDKHTLQHLKFPNVFGVGDVTGVPNSKTGAAIRKQAPVVAANIAKHLAGQSDFLRYDGYSSCPLITDIGKVILAEFGYDGKLMPSFPLDPTKERRLYWHLKKDLLPTLYWQGMMKGRM; translated from the coding sequence ATGATGCAGCAAAAATTTAAGGTCCTCATTCTAGGCGGCGGCACTGGTGGCATTGCGGTAGCGGCGCGCTTAATGCGTGACGGGCTAGGTGGTCACATTGCAATCATCGACCCAAGTGAGTTTCATGATTACCAGCCTTACTGGACTTTAGCTGGCGTTGGCCTCGTATCAAAAAATTCAAGTCGTCGTTCCATGACCTCCGTCGTTCCGCCTGGAGTCACATGGATCAAGGCCTCCGTTAAGTCCATCGACCCCGATAACCGTGAGGTTGTATCTGCCGATGGTCAGAGGTTTAGCTACGATATCCTCGTGGTTGCTCTCGGTCTTACACTAAACTACGATCATATGGCCGGTGCTCAGGAGTCTTTGGGGAAACAGGGAGTGATCTCCGTTTACCAATTTGATCAGTTAGATGCAGCTAGAGAGGCGATCGAGAACTTTAGCGGTGGCACGGCGATCTTCACAATGCCACCGGTACCTATCAAATGCGCTGGAGCCCCACAAAAGGTCATGTATCTCGCGGATGATATTTGGCGGCGTCGAGGTGTGCGGGCGAAATCACGCATTATTTTTGCTAGTGCCGGTGCAGCAATCTTTGGCATTCCGGAGTTTGCAGCCTCACTAAGTAAAGTCATCGCGCGCAAAGAGATTGAAACTTGGTTCCAGACTAAACTGGTTGGCGTGAGAGCCAGTGATCAGGTGGCGGTTTTTGAACGAGTCACCAATGGCGAGGTTATTAAAGAAGAGGTCAAGTTTGACCTGTTACACGTTGTGCCGCCCATGAGCGCTCCGCGCGTTATCAAGGATTCGCCGCTGGCTTCTGACGAAGATGCACAACGTGGCTGGCTAGCTGTTGATAAGCATACCTTGCAGCATCTGAAGTTCCCCAACGTCTTTGGTGTCGGTGATGTTACAGGAGTGCCAAACAGTAAGACGGGTGCCGCCATTAGGAAGCAGGCACCCGTTGTGGCAGCCAATATAGCGAAGCACCTGGCCGGCCAGAGCGACTTCCTACGCTATGACGGATATTCGTCATGTCCTTTGATTACAGATATCGGCAAGGTGATACTGGCCGAGTTCGGTTATGACGGTAAGTTGATGCCATCATTTCCACTGGACCCTACAAAAGAGCGCCGCCTTTACTGGCATCTTAAGAAGGATCTGCTCCCGACTCTATACTGGCAGGGCATGATGAAGGGACGGATGTAA